In Thauera aromatica K172, one DNA window encodes the following:
- a CDS encoding D-amino acid aminotransferase — MGIAFVDGAYLPLAEARVSPLDRGFLFGDGAYEVIPVYSRRPFRIDEHIARLAATLAAMRIDNPHPAAEWKAIVAELVARNPWEDQSVYLQVTRGADTRRNHAFPGPQVRPTVFLMSEPLPAPDAGQLARGVAAVSAADIRWLRCDLKTVSMLANCLLRQHAIDHGCAETVLFRDGFLTEGAASSIFVVRDGVLRVPPKSHLMLPGITYDVVLELARAHGLHHVVGEVLEAEVRAADELWMTSSTKEVLPITTLDGCPVGSGSPGPVARQMHGWYQDFKRTVMRNGG; from the coding sequence ATCGGCATCGCCTTCGTCGATGGGGCCTACCTGCCGCTGGCCGAGGCGCGGGTATCGCCGCTGGACCGCGGCTTCCTGTTCGGCGACGGCGCCTACGAAGTGATCCCGGTGTATTCGCGGCGGCCGTTCCGCATCGACGAGCACATCGCCCGCCTGGCGGCGACGCTGGCGGCGATGCGGATCGACAACCCCCACCCGGCGGCCGAATGGAAGGCGATCGTCGCCGAGCTGGTGGCGCGCAACCCGTGGGAGGACCAGTCGGTCTACCTGCAGGTGACGCGCGGCGCCGACACCCGGCGCAACCACGCTTTTCCCGGGCCGCAGGTGCGGCCGACGGTGTTCCTGATGAGCGAGCCGCTGCCGGCGCCGGACGCCGGGCAACTCGCACGCGGCGTGGCCGCGGTGAGCGCCGCCGACATCCGCTGGCTGCGCTGCGACCTGAAGACGGTGTCGATGCTCGCCAACTGCCTGCTGCGCCAGCACGCGATCGACCACGGCTGCGCCGAGACCGTGCTGTTCCGCGACGGCTTCCTCACCGAAGGCGCGGCTTCGAGCATTTTCGTGGTCCGGGACGGCGTGCTGCGCGTGCCGCCGAAGAGCCACCTGATGCTGCCCGGCATCACCTACGACGTGGTCCTCGAGCTGGCGCGCGCCCACGGCCTGCACCACGTAGTGGGCGAGGTGCTCGAAGCCGAAGTGCGCGCCGCCGACGAGCTGTGGATGACTTCGTCGACCAAGGAAGTGTTGCCGATCACCACCCTCGACGGGTGCCCGGTGGGCAGCGGCAGCCCCGGCCCGGTGGCGCGGCAGATGCATGGCTGGTACCAGGACTTCAAACGGACGGTAATGCGAAATGGCGGATGA
- a CDS encoding YbeD family protein: protein MADERGAQTRQSLLEFPCDFPIKVMGARVDGFAQAVIEVVLRHAPDFDPAGVEMRPSSKGNYLAVTCTFRAVSQFQVDSMYRELTAHPMVKVVL, encoded by the coding sequence ATGGCGGATGAACGAGGCGCGCAGACGCGCCAGAGCCTGCTCGAATTTCCCTGCGACTTCCCGATCAAGGTGATGGGGGCGCGGGTGGACGGCTTCGCCCAGGCGGTGATCGAGGTCGTGCTGCGCCACGCTCCCGACTTCGACCCCGCCGGCGTCGAGATGCGCCCGTCGAGCAAAGGCAACTACCTCGCGGTGACCTGCACGTTCCGCGCGGTGTCGCAGTTCCAGGTCGATTCGATGTACCGCGAGCTGACAGCGCACCCGATGGTCAAGGTGGTGCTGTGA
- a CDS encoding D-alanyl-D-alanine carboxypeptidase family protein produces MRFLIAVFVSLFSLGALAQSVPPPALAANAWILIDHATGQTLAAKDPDTRIEPASLTKLMTAYLTFAAMKAGTITADQVVPVSDRAWRMEGSRMFIEPRKPVTVDELIKGVIVQSGNDACVALAELIAGSEEGFAALMNREAQRLGMANTHFTNSTGLPDPQLYTTAGDLARLASAIVRDFPEYYSLYSMKEFTYNDIRQPNRNRLLYMDPTVDGMKTGHTSTAGYCLVSTAERGPRRLISVVLGAASDTVRAQESLKLLNYGFQFFETVKLYKADEALSQFRVWKGKLNELPVGFTQDFMISLPKEAADKIQVTLESRQPLVAPLDKGQEVGTLTLTVDGKAAGQYPVVALQEVPVAGFFGRLWDAIVMLFKQL; encoded by the coding sequence ATGCGTTTTCTGATCGCGGTTTTCGTTTCACTGTTTTCCCTGGGCGCGCTCGCGCAGTCGGTGCCGCCGCCGGCGTTGGCCGCCAACGCCTGGATCCTGATCGATCACGCCACCGGCCAGACCCTGGCGGCGAAGGACCCCGATACCCGCATCGAGCCGGCCTCGCTGACCAAGCTGATGACCGCCTACCTGACCTTCGCCGCGATGAAGGCGGGCACGATCACCGCCGATCAGGTGGTGCCGGTGTCCGATCGCGCCTGGCGCATGGAAGGGTCGCGGATGTTCATCGAGCCGCGCAAGCCGGTGACCGTCGATGAGCTGATCAAGGGGGTGATCGTGCAGTCGGGCAACGACGCCTGCGTCGCCCTGGCCGAGCTGATCGCCGGCAGCGAGGAAGGCTTTGCCGCGCTGATGAACCGCGAAGCCCAGCGCCTGGGCATGGCCAATACCCACTTCACCAACTCCACCGGCCTGCCCGACCCGCAGCTGTACACCACCGCCGGCGACCTCGCCCGCCTGGCGAGTGCGATCGTGCGCGACTTCCCCGAGTACTACAGCCTGTATTCGATGAAGGAGTTCACCTACAACGACATCCGCCAGCCCAACCGCAACCGCCTGCTGTACATGGACCCGACCGTCGATGGCATGAAAACCGGCCACACCAGCACCGCCGGCTACTGCCTCGTGTCCACCGCCGAGCGCGGTCCGCGCCGGCTGATTTCGGTGGTGCTGGGGGCGGCCTCCGACACCGTGCGCGCGCAGGAGTCGCTGAAGCTGCTCAACTACGGCTTCCAGTTCTTCGAGACGGTGAAGCTGTACAAGGCCGACGAGGCGCTGTCGCAGTTCCGGGTGTGGAAAGGCAAGCTCAACGAGCTGCCGGTCGGCTTCACCCAGGACTTCATGATCTCGCTGCCGAAGGAAGCGGCGGACAAGATCCAGGTCACCCTGGAGAGCCGTCAGCCGCTGGTGGCGCCGCTCGACAAGGGCCAGGAAGTCGGCACCCTGACCCTGACCGTCGATGGCAAGGCGGCGGGCCAGTACCCGGTGGTGGCGCTGCAGGAGGTGCCGGTGGCGGGCTTCTTCGGCCGCCTGTGGGATGCGATCGTGATGTTGTTCAAGCAGCTGTGA